The Arachis duranensis cultivar V14167 chromosome 2, aradu.V14167.gnm2.J7QH, whole genome shotgun sequence genome has a window encoding:
- the LOC107474998 gene encoding protein root UVB sensitive 3 (The sequence of the model RefSeq protein was modified relative to this genomic sequence to represent the inferred CDS: added 7 bases not found in genome assembly), which produces MTALSNSNDTAITLEEWNGSSTSKLSKTFTIQASSSSVSFKRSGARFTHLWRRLLQALVPEGFPSSVTADYVPFQIWDTLQGLSTYTRTMLSTQALLSAIGVGEKSATVIGATFQWFLRDLTGMLGGILFTFYQGSNLDSNAKMWRLAADLMNDLGMLMDLISPLFPSAFVIIVCLGSISRSFTGVASGATRAALTQHFALQDNAADISAKEGSQETVATMIGMALGMLVARITIGHPLAIWVCFLSLTLFHMYANYQAVRCLALTSLNPERTTIHLQHFMKTGKVLSPEQVSAKEHVLPLNLTVWSSKNADLLYTKVHLGTRVSSLDNMEIKENLLSAASYYAKAKYLLVERNGTVNVIVHKDSNAADVLKSFVHALILATNVSESKSSHSDSQMWIDKHYNVFIYKLKSLGWKTERLLSPIIWRANWIYKASEKKAD; this is translated from the exons ATGACAGCACTGTCCAACTCCAACGATACGGCCATAACCTTGGAAGAATGGAATGGCTCTTCCACCTCCAAGCTCTCTAAGACTTTCACCATCCAAGCTTCCTCTTCCTCTGTCTCCTTTAAAAG ATCCGGTGCCCGTTTCACCCATCTTTGGAGACGATTATTGCAGGCATTAGTTCCTGAG GGTTTTCCTAGCAGTGTGACTGCAGATTATGTTCCCTTTCAAATATGGGATACATTGCAG GGTCTTTCAACTTATACAAGGACCATGCTGTCTACCCAG GCTCTCCTTAGTGCTATTGGGGTTGGCGAGAAATCAGCTACTGTGATTGGTGCCACTTTTCAG TGGTTTTTGAGGGATCTAACCGGCATGCTTGGAGGTATCTTATTCACATTCTACCAG GGATCAAATCTTGATAGTAATGCCAAAATGTGGCGTTTGGCTGCAGATCTTATGAACGATCTTG AATGGACCTTATTTCGCCACTGTTTCCGTCAGCTTTTGTGATTATTGTTTGCCTAGGAAGCATATCAAGATCATTCA cTGGTGTTGCAAGTGGAGCCACTAGAGCCGCTTTGACGCAGCATTTTGCGCTTCAGGATAATGCGGCAGATATATCTGCTAAG GAAGGGAGTCAAGAAACAGTGGCCACAATGATTGGCATGGCATTGGGCATGCTTGTTGCTCGCATCACCATAGGACACCCACTAGCCATTTGGGTTTGTTTTTTGTCCCTAACCCTGTTCCATATGTATG CGAACTACCAAGCTGTGCGGTGCCTAGCATTGACCTCATTAAATCCTGAAAGAACCACTATTCATTTGCAGCATTTCATGAAGACAGGCAAAG TTCTGTCACCTGAACAAGTCTCTGCAAAGGAACATGTTTTACCTCTTAATCTCACTGTATGGAGCTCAAAGAATGCTGATTTGCTGTATACAAAAGTACATTTAGGTACAAGGGTTTCATCATTAGATAACATGGAAAT TAAGGAGAATTTGCTTTCTGCAGCATCTTACTATGCAAAAG CCAAGTACTTACTAGTTGAAAGGAACGGAACTGTTAATGTTATTGTGCATAAAGATTCAAATGCTGCTGACGTTCTGAAATCATTTGTTCATGCTCTCATTCTTGCAACGAATGTCTCTGAGAGCAAATCTTCGCATTCAGACAGCCAAATGTGGATCGATAAGCACTACAACGTGTTTATTTACAAG CTCAAGTCATTAGGCTGGAAAACAGAACGGCTTCTATCACCTATAATATGGAGGGCAAACTGGATCTATAAAGCATCTGAAAAGAAAGCCGATTAG
- the LOC107474999 gene encoding uncharacterized protein LOC107474999 isoform X1, which yields MSLYDEFKEILKIQKFRRLVSYTGFYCFATLISYAYLSNTTRAGYSRADQFYASYPAGTELLTDTSKLYKAALGNCFEAEEWGPIEFCIMAKHFDRQGKAPYAYHSKYMAHLLSLGQLDGSG from the exons ATGAGTCTCTATGATGAATTCAAAGAGATACTAAAGATTCAGAAGTTTCGAAGATTGGTGTCATATACTGGATTTTACTGCTTTGCCACACTCATAAGCTATGCTTATCTTAGCAATAC AACCCGGGCCGGATATTCCAGAGCCGATCAATTCTACGCATCATACCCGGCTGGTACTGAGCTTTTAACAGATACTTCCAAG TTGTACAAAGCTGCTCTTGGAAACTGCTTTGAAGCTGAAGAGTGGGGTCCAATTGAGTTCTGCATCATGGCCAAACACTTCGATCGTCAAGGGAAGGCTCCATATGCATACCATTCA AAATACATGGCACACTTGCTTTCACTTGGACAGCTTGATGGAAGTGGTTAA
- the LOC107474999 gene encoding uncharacterized protein LOC107474999 isoform X2 — translation MSLYDEFKEILKIQKFRRLVSYTGFYCFATLISYAYLSNTTRAGYSRADQFYASYPAGTELLTDTSKLYKAALGNCFEAEEWGPIEFCIMAKHFDRQGKAPYAYHSCFQAL, via the exons ATGAGTCTCTATGATGAATTCAAAGAGATACTAAAGATTCAGAAGTTTCGAAGATTGGTGTCATATACTGGATTTTACTGCTTTGCCACACTCATAAGCTATGCTTATCTTAGCAATAC AACCCGGGCCGGATATTCCAGAGCCGATCAATTCTACGCATCATACCCGGCTGGTACTGAGCTTTTAACAGATACTTCCAAG TTGTACAAAGCTGCTCTTGGAAACTGCTTTGAAGCTGAAGAGTGGGGTCCAATTGAGTTCTGCATCATGGCCAAACACTTCGATCGTCAAGGGAAGGCTCCATATGCATACCATTCA tgttttcaggctttatag
- the LOC107474999 gene encoding uncharacterized protein LOC107474999 isoform X3, with product MSLYDEFKEILKIQKFRRLVSYTGFYCFATLISYAYLSNTTRAGYSRADQFYASYPAGTELLTDTSKLYKAALGNCFEAEEWGPIEFCIMAKHFDRQGKAPYAYHSAL from the exons ATGAGTCTCTATGATGAATTCAAAGAGATACTAAAGATTCAGAAGTTTCGAAGATTGGTGTCATATACTGGATTTTACTGCTTTGCCACACTCATAAGCTATGCTTATCTTAGCAATAC AACCCGGGCCGGATATTCCAGAGCCGATCAATTCTACGCATCATACCCGGCTGGTACTGAGCTTTTAACAGATACTTCCAAG TTGTACAAAGCTGCTCTTGGAAACTGCTTTGAAGCTGAAGAGTGGGGTCCAATTGAGTTCTGCATCATGGCCAAACACTTCGATCGTCAAGGGAAGGCTCCATATGCATACCATTCA gctttatag